From a single Adhaeribacter swui genomic region:
- the hisH gene encoding imidazole glycerol phosphate synthase subunit HisH, translated as MSVVIIDYKGGNVQSVKFALERLGVEATLTADAETIRAADKIIFPGEGEASSAMQELRARGLDKVIPELTQPFLGICLGIQLLCRHSEENDTEMLDIIPVNVKKFQHHLKVPHMGWNNLYNLQGALFEGVKEQDYVYFVHSYYLPVCEYTIATAAYPEPFSAAVQYKNFYAMQFHTEKSGPTGTRIIQNFLSL; from the coding sequence ATGAGTGTTGTCATCATTGATTATAAAGGCGGGAATGTGCAATCAGTTAAATTTGCGCTCGAAAGATTAGGCGTAGAAGCTACTTTAACTGCTGATGCCGAAACCATCCGGGCCGCCGATAAAATTATTTTCCCGGGCGAAGGAGAAGCCAGCTCGGCCATGCAAGAATTACGAGCCCGCGGCTTAGATAAAGTAATTCCGGAACTGACGCAGCCGTTCTTAGGCATCTGTTTAGGCATTCAATTGTTGTGTCGGCATTCCGAGGAAAACGATACCGAAATGCTTGATATTATTCCGGTTAACGTAAAAAAGTTCCAGCATCACTTAAAGGTGCCGCACATGGGTTGGAACAATTTATACAACTTGCAGGGCGCCTTGTTCGAAGGGGTAAAAGAACAAGATTACGTGTATTTCGTGCACAGTTATTACTTGCCCGTTTGTGAGTACACCATTGCCACCGCCGCCTACCCGGAACCGTTTAGCGCAGCAGTGCAGTACAAAAACTTTTACGCCATGCAGTTCCACACCGAAAAAAGCGGCCCCACCGGCACCCGTATTATTCAGAACTTTCTTTCTTTATGA
- the hisA gene encoding 1-(5-phosphoribosyl)-5-[(5-phosphoribosylamino)methylideneamino]imidazole-4-carboxamide isomerase, whose amino-acid sequence MIQIIPAIDIINGQCVRLTEGDFNQQKTYANNPVEVAKQFEAAGLTRLHLVDLDGARAKQPKNLAVLEAIANQTNLKIDFGGGIQSDSAIQEVFNAGASQITAGSIAVREAAKVQDWLTTYGAEKIIIGADFRDNFISINAWAEQSTVSLQDFIGQYIASGATTFICTDVSKDGKLQGPATAIYSELVKTNPGTAFIASGGVTTIKDLDELEAAGVSGAIIGKAIYEGTIALADLNRFVC is encoded by the coding sequence ATGATTCAGATTATTCCTGCCATTGATATAATAAACGGACAATGCGTGCGCCTGACCGAAGGTGATTTTAACCAGCAAAAAACGTATGCAAACAATCCGGTAGAAGTAGCCAAGCAATTTGAAGCAGCCGGTTTAACGCGTTTGCACCTCGTAGATTTAGATGGCGCCCGGGCCAAACAACCAAAAAATTTAGCTGTACTGGAGGCTATTGCCAATCAAACAAATTTAAAAATAGATTTTGGCGGCGGCATTCAATCCGACTCTGCGATACAGGAAGTATTTAATGCTGGGGCCAGCCAAATTACGGCCGGTAGCATTGCCGTACGCGAAGCGGCCAAGGTGCAAGATTGGCTTACTACTTACGGAGCAGAAAAAATAATTATTGGCGCTGATTTCCGGGATAATTTTATTTCTATTAACGCCTGGGCTGAACAATCTACCGTATCGCTGCAGGATTTTATTGGCCAGTATATTGCTTCGGGCGCAACTACTTTTATTTGCACCGATGTGAGTAAAGACGGTAAACTGCAAGGCCCGGCTACGGCCATTTATTCCGAGCTAGTAAAAACTAATCCGGGAACTGCTTTTATCGCTAGCGGGGGAGTTACCACCATTAAAGATTTAGATGAACTGGAAGCCGCCGGCGTTTCCGGGGCCATTATTGGCAAAGCCATTTACGAAGGAACCATTGCCTTAGCTGATTTAAACCGCTTTGTATGTTAA
- the hisF gene encoding imidazole glycerol phosphate synthase subunit HisF, with translation MLTKRIIPCLDIKNGRTVKGIRFENIRDAGDPVALAAEYARQGADELVFLDITATNEERKTFAQLVRDIARHIDIPFTVGGGIAAISDVEVLLHEGADKVSINSAAIKEPQLVYDLAKRFGSQCITVAIDTKFTAAGWKVFSRAGTVETEHYTLDWAKQITDLGAGEILLTSMSHDGTKDGFALDITGDVSRGVSIPVIASGGAGKMDHFADVFNQANADAALAASIFHFGEVPIPDLKAYLANQQLPIRLCY, from the coding sequence ATGTTAACGAAACGCATTATTCCCTGCTTGGACATTAAAAACGGCCGCACCGTAAAAGGCATCCGTTTTGAAAACATCCGGGATGCCGGCGATCCGGTGGCCTTAGCCGCAGAATACGCCCGCCAAGGAGCCGACGAATTGGTTTTCCTGGACATTACCGCTACCAACGAAGAGCGTAAAACTTTTGCGCAGTTGGTGCGGGATATTGCCCGCCACATTGATATTCCTTTTACCGTAGGCGGTGGCATTGCCGCGATTAGCGACGTAGAAGTTTTACTGCACGAAGGTGCCGACAAAGTATCTATTAACTCCGCGGCCATTAAAGAACCGCAGTTGGTCTATGATTTAGCTAAACGTTTCGGGAGCCAGTGCATCACGGTGGCTATTGATACTAAATTTACGGCGGCTGGCTGGAAGGTTTTTAGCCGGGCAGGTACCGTGGAAACCGAACATTATACCCTGGATTGGGCCAAACAAATTACCGACTTAGGCGCTGGCGAAATTTTGTTAACGTCCATGAGTCACGATGGTACCAAAGACGGCTTTGCCCTGGATATTACTGGTGATGTATCGCGGGGCGTTTCTATTCCGGTAATTGCCTCCGGGGGTGCCGGTAAAATGGATCATTTTGCCGATGTTTTTAACCAGGCTAACGCCGATGCCGCCCTAGCGGCCAGTATTTTTCATTTCGGGGAAGTGCCCATTCCCGATCTTAAAGCTTATTTAGCCAACCAGCAATTACCCATTCGCTTATGTTATTAG
- the hisIE gene encoding bifunctional phosphoribosyl-AMP cyclohydrolase/phosphoribosyl-ATP diphosphatase HisIE codes for MLLDFAKSGGLIPAVIQDNTTQEVLMLGFMNQEAYEKTQQEKIVTFFSRTKNRLWTKGETSGNFLHVVNMQVDCDQDTLLIKVNPVGPVCHTGARTCFEAAPDPNAEVAATKPTAAFLNYLEDIIQSRRQNPQEKSYTNSLFEKGIQKIAQKVGEEAVETVIDAVAGNKERLKEEAADLLYHLLVLLVASDMEISDVMQVLQHRHQSK; via the coding sequence ATGTTATTAGATTTTGCCAAGTCCGGCGGATTAATCCCGGCTGTAATTCAGGACAACACAACCCAGGAAGTACTTATGCTGGGTTTCATGAACCAGGAAGCCTACGAGAAAACCCAGCAGGAGAAAATTGTTACCTTCTTTTCCCGGACTAAAAACCGGCTCTGGACCAAAGGCGAAACCAGCGGTAACTTTCTGCACGTGGTAAACATGCAGGTAGATTGTGATCAGGATACTTTACTCATTAAAGTAAATCCCGTAGGCCCGGTTTGCCATACCGGAGCCCGTACTTGTTTTGAAGCAGCACCTGATCCAAATGCCGAAGTTGCCGCTACAAAACCAACGGCTGCTTTTTTAAATTATTTAGAAGATATTATCCAAAGCCGACGCCAAAATCCGCAGGAAAAATCTTACACCAATTCGCTTTTTGAAAAAGGCATTCAAAAAATTGCCCAAAAAGTAGGAGAGGAAGCCGTAGAAACAGTAATTGACGCTGTGGCTGGTAATAAAGAACGCCTGAAAGAAGAAGCAGCTGATTTACTCTACCATTTATTAGTTTTATTAGTCGCCTCGGATATGGAAATTAGCGATGTGATGCAAGTTCTGCAGCATAGACATCAAAGTAAATAG
- a CDS encoding TetR/AcrR family transcriptional regulator yields MSTRFIQKREATMEVILKVGLELFANHGFHPTTIRMIAEKAGISLGLLYNYYKSKEEVLQAIFRKTLQEIQTGFTTFNQPEQKTTLKAFIRQYFRSVKLNRDFWKLYYSLQLSSVTALLIKQDLDTFSNTIQSMLEACLAEEEIPFPSLEAKLMLAFLDGLTTQFFLQEKYPVDDLVNLLLMKYQH; encoded by the coding sequence ATGTCCACCAGATTTATCCAAAAGCGGGAAGCTACCATGGAAGTTATTCTGAAGGTAGGTTTAGAATTATTTGCTAACCACGGTTTTCATCCAACCACTATCCGGATGATTGCCGAAAAGGCTGGAATTTCGTTAGGCTTGCTTTATAATTATTATAAAAGCAAAGAAGAAGTGCTGCAAGCTATTTTCCGGAAAACCCTGCAGGAAATACAAACCGGCTTTACTACTTTTAACCAACCAGAGCAGAAAACAACTTTAAAAGCTTTTATCCGGCAGTACTTTCGTAGTGTAAAACTGAACCGGGATTTCTGGAAGCTTTACTACAGCCTACAACTTTCTTCGGTTACTGCTCTGCTCATTAAACAAGATTTAGATACGTTTAGTAACACCATCCAGAGTATGCTGGAGGCATGTTTAGCAGAGGAAGAGATACCTTTCCCAAGTTTGGAAGCCAAGTTAATGTTAGCGTTTTTAGATGGCTTGACTACCCAATTTTTCCTGCAGGAAAAGTATCCCGTTGATGATTTAGTAAATCTCTTATTAATGAAGTACCAGCATTAA
- a CDS encoding MBL fold metallo-hydrolase: MATNFICTTCGVQYAVQTEPPAECKICTDDRQYVNWQGQTWTTLPEMQGKYRNQIELVEPNVYSIQTYPKFAIGQRAHLIQTPQGNILWDCITYLDEETIIRINELGGITAIAISHPHYFSTLVNWSQTFGEVPVHIHAQDKEWVMQSYSRIIFWDESTHIMPGNLLLIQCGGHFPGANVLYYPQASDGKGVIFSGDTIQVVMDRQSVSFMYSYPNLIPLNKPAILAIKQALEGLSFERMYGAFEAQIKQEARQAFDKSITRYLQIFE; the protein is encoded by the coding sequence ATGGCTACAAACTTCATATGTACAACTTGCGGCGTGCAATATGCTGTCCAAACTGAACCACCGGCAGAATGTAAAATTTGTACCGATGACCGGCAATACGTAAACTGGCAAGGACAGACCTGGACTACGCTACCAGAAATGCAGGGCAAATACCGCAACCAAATAGAGTTAGTCGAGCCTAACGTTTATTCTATACAAACCTATCCTAAGTTCGCTATTGGGCAAAGGGCCCACCTTATTCAAACTCCCCAAGGCAACATTCTTTGGGATTGCATTACCTATCTGGATGAAGAAACTATCATTCGTATTAATGAACTAGGTGGAATTACCGCTATCGCCATTTCGCACCCGCACTACTTTTCAACTTTGGTTAATTGGAGCCAGACATTTGGTGAGGTGCCGGTTCATATCCACGCCCAAGATAAAGAATGGGTGATGCAAAGTTACTCCAGGATAATTTTTTGGGATGAATCAACCCATATAATGCCCGGTAATCTGCTACTTATACAATGCGGGGGGCATTTTCCGGGGGCAAATGTGCTTTACTATCCGCAGGCAAGCGATGGCAAAGGTGTAATTTTTTCGGGCGATACCATTCAGGTAGTTATGGACCGCCAATCCGTTTCGTTCATGTATTCTTACCCCAACTTGATTCCGCTAAACAAGCCGGCTATTCTGGCTATTAAACAGGCCCTAGAGGGTTTATCATTCGAGCGGATGTACGGTGCCTTTGAAGCCCAAATTAAACAAGAAGCCCGGCAGGCCTTTGATAAGTCGATAACCCGGTATTTACAAATTTTTGAATAA
- a CDS encoding TonB-dependent receptor, with amino-acid sequence MKFTLTLFFLLFLISTGYAQNGVIKGRIMANGEPLSYASVGIVGTRLGATSNDKGYYEIKNVPAGTVEVGASNVGYQTEKSTITLTAGGMAVVDFTLKEITSRLEEVVVTGVTRATEVKKSPIPIATISKKEININVNSNIIDAIVKGVPGVSATTTGPNISKPFIRGLGYNRVLNMYDGIRQEGQQWGDEHGTEVDQYGIERAEVVKGPASLTYGSDALAGVINMIPAVPKGVDGKLKGDFLTDVHSNNGLIGTSLGVSYNKSGWTYYLRGTQKRAHNYRNRIDGLVYGSGYREYNVSGTARVDKAWGFSQISATLYDNMQEIPDGSRDSLSRKFTKPVMEGQQDDIKNRPVVPSDELKTYNIGTLHQAIQHYRVYTHNQLILGQGNLNASFGFQQSRRREYLFPTLPDKAALYLVLNTLNYDFRYNLPAWHAIETSVGVNGMWQTNQSKDATDFPIPDYTLFDVGAYVFTKKSFGKVDISGGIRYDTRHLTWNDFYTGLDGAGFGQRVAATTPNAYLQFPEFTHQYHGVSGSIGATYNLSERLLFKANLARGYRSPNINEVGSNGLDPGAHIRYQGNRDFVPEFNFQKDFSFLAYLENLDVSVELFDNRISNYIFQARLSDAQGQPVLDEQGNLTYKYQQAKAQLYGGEFTLNFHPKSLKWLNFNNSLAYVKGLNKNDKLIEQYGDDAKYLPFILPLHFRSELRGTLRKSVGPYTGIYARIELDTYARQDKIYAVDNTETPTPGYSLINVGTGTSVKQKSGRVFCQLFFQVNNLFDVAYQSHLNRLKYFEYYQASPNNRFGIYNMGRNISAKVIIPF; translated from the coding sequence ATGAAATTTACGCTTACCCTGTTTTTTTTACTTTTCCTGATTAGTACTGGCTACGCCCAGAATGGAGTAATTAAAGGGCGCATTATGGCCAACGGGGAACCGTTGTCGTATGCCTCCGTCGGCATTGTAGGCACAAGGTTGGGAGCAACTTCTAATGATAAGGGTTATTACGAAATTAAAAATGTGCCGGCCGGTACCGTAGAAGTAGGCGCTTCGAATGTAGGTTATCAAACTGAAAAAAGTACCATAACCTTAACCGCCGGCGGCATGGCCGTGGTAGATTTTACTTTAAAAGAAATTACCTCGCGCCTGGAGGAAGTAGTAGTAACCGGCGTAACCCGGGCTACTGAAGTCAAAAAAAGTCCTATTCCCATTGCTACTATTTCTAAAAAAGAAATCAACATCAACGTAAATTCCAACATTATCGATGCCATTGTAAAAGGCGTGCCCGGCGTAAGTGCCACCACAACGGGGCCCAATATCTCCAAGCCTTTTATCCGCGGATTAGGTTATAACCGGGTATTAAACATGTACGATGGCATCCGGCAGGAAGGGCAACAATGGGGCGACGAACACGGCACCGAGGTAGATCAATACGGTATTGAACGGGCCGAAGTGGTAAAAGGCCCAGCCAGCCTCACCTATGGCTCCGATGCCTTAGCCGGCGTAATTAACATGATTCCGGCAGTGCCCAAAGGCGTAGATGGAAAATTAAAAGGAGACTTTTTAACCGATGTGCACAGTAACAACGGCTTAATTGGTACCTCCTTGGGCGTTTCGTACAACAAAAGTGGCTGGACGTATTACCTCCGTGGCACGCAAAAACGGGCGCATAATTATCGGAACCGAATAGACGGATTGGTGTATGGCAGTGGTTACCGCGAGTACAATGTTAGCGGCACCGCGCGGGTAGATAAAGCCTGGGGCTTTTCGCAAATATCTGCTACGCTCTACGACAACATGCAGGAAATTCCGGATGGCAGCCGTGATTCGTTGAGCCGGAAGTTTACTAAACCCGTAATGGAAGGCCAGCAGGACGATATTAAAAACCGACCCGTAGTACCAAGCGATGAATTAAAAACCTATAACATTGGGACGCTACACCAGGCCATCCAGCATTACCGGGTTTATACGCACAACCAGTTAATTTTGGGGCAAGGCAACCTCAATGCTTCGTTTGGTTTCCAGCAAAGCCGCCGCCGCGAATATTTGTTCCCGACCCTACCCGATAAAGCCGCTCTGTACTTAGTTTTAAACACCTTAAACTATGATTTTCGGTATAACTTACCAGCCTGGCACGCCATTGAAACCTCGGTTGGTGTAAATGGCATGTGGCAAACCAACCAAAGCAAAGATGCTACCGACTTCCCGATTCCGGATTATACTTTGTTTGATGTGGGAGCTTACGTGTTTACTAAAAAGAGCTTTGGCAAGGTTGATATTTCCGGGGGCATTCGCTACGATACCCGCCATTTAACCTGGAACGACTTTTACACTGGCCTGGATGGAGCTGGTTTTGGTCAGCGGGTGGCAGCAACTACCCCAAACGCTTACCTGCAATTTCCGGAGTTTACGCACCAATACCACGGCGTTTCCGGCAGCATTGGGGCTACTTATAATTTATCGGAGCGCCTGTTGTTTAAAGCTAATTTAGCCCGGGGCTATCGGTCGCCTAACATCAACGAAGTAGGCTCGAATGGGTTAGATCCGGGGGCGCATATCCGGTATCAGGGCAACCGCGATTTTGTGCCGGAGTTTAATTTTCAAAAAGACTTCAGCTTTTTAGCCTATCTGGAAAACCTGGATGTTAGCGTAGAGTTATTTGACAACCGCATCAGCAACTACATTTTTCAGGCGCGCTTAAGCGATGCCCAAGGCCAACCGGTTCTGGATGAGCAAGGCAACCTTACTTACAAATATCAGCAAGCCAAAGCCCAGTTATACGGCGGCGAGTTTACTTTAAATTTTCACCCAAAATCGCTGAAGTGGCTCAACTTTAACAACAGCTTAGCTTATGTAAAAGGCCTTAATAAAAACGATAAACTGATTGAGCAGTACGGCGATGATGCTAAATACTTGCCTTTTATTTTACCTCTGCACTTCCGTTCTGAGCTCCGCGGTACTTTACGCAAATCCGTGGGGCCGTATACCGGCATTTACGCCCGTATAGAATTAGATACTTATGCGCGGCAAGATAAAATTTACGCCGTAGATAATACCGAAACTCCTACTCCGGGTTACTCCCTAATTAACGTGGGCACCGGAACTTCGGTGAAACAAAAATCCGGGCGGGTATTTTGCCAGTTGTTCTTTCAGGTAAATAATTTATTTGATGTGGCGTATCAATCGCATTTAAACCGCTTGAAATACTTTGAATATTACCAGGCATCGCCTAACAACCGGTTTGGCATTTACAACATGGGGCGCAACATTAGTGCTAAAGTCATCATCCCTTTTTAA